The window CGTGGGCGGCACGGGAGCTCCGGTCAGCTTCTCCATGAGGGCGAGAGCGTGCGGGCCCTGCAGCTCGTAGCGGTAGAACACGGGGTCGACACCGGGCTCGCGCATCAGCGTGTTCGCGTCGCGCTCGAAGGTGACGTCGTAGTCGCTTGTCTCGCCGATGAACTGCACCCAGTCCAGCACCATGTACCAGCCCACGAGATCGAACACCTGCTCATCGAGGTGGAACAGGATCGCGTCGCCGATGAGATATCCCTCGTGATTGACCGCGATGAACTGCTTCGCCGCATCCACCGGGAACCGGGCGAACGAGTTCACGCCGGTGTCGCTCAGCAGCCGCAGCGCATCGGGACCGGAGATGAACAGGTCGGTCATGTGGTGCGACTGGTCCAGCAGCGCCACGCTCTCACGCCACGATCGCTGCTCGCTGCGCCAGTTGCTGAACTCCGGTGTCACCGGGAAGATCGTCGGCTTGCTCTGTGCGTTGCGCAGCAGGTCGACCGGGTTCCCCACCTGGGCGATGGCGTCGAAAGCGGATGCGGACATGTGAACTCCCTCGTTCGGACGGGCGACCGTGCCCGCATCCACAGGTTAAGAACCCGACGGCATCGACAGGACGTATCCCGATTACCGATACTTATGCGGAGGCAACGATGCCTCAGTCGGGAGCAGTCGTTGGATCTCAACCTCATCCGCGTGTTCGTGGCGATCGCCGAGACGCGGAGTCTCACGAGCGCCGCGCGGCGCCTCTACGTCACCCAGCCGGCGGTGAGTCAGGCCCTCGGGCGCCTGCGGCGCGAGCTGGACGACCCGCTGTTCCGACGGGTCGGCCGCGTGATGGAACCGACTCCGCTGGCCGACAGCGTCTACCCGGGGTTCCGCGATGCCCTCGCCGCCGTCGATCGCACGCTCGACGGCGTGCACCGGTTCGCTCCCGCCGACTCCGAACGCACCTTCCGCATCGCGCTGTCCGAGCTCGGCGAGATCGGGTGGCTCCCCGCGATCGTCCGCGCGGTGCGCGCCGCGGCGCCCCGGATGCGGATCGACGTCGTGCCGATGGATGTGTCGGCCCTCCCCGACTGGCTGGGCCGCGGCGTCGTCGATCTCGCGGTCACGCCCTCGCACGTGCCGGGCCCGTTCGGGCGGACGGTTCTGAAGTCGCAGGGCTACGGCGTCGCGATGTCGGCCGCGCATCCGCTCGCCGATGAGCCGTTGACGCTCGATGCGTATGCCGCGGCCTCGCACGTCGCAGTCGCCAGCGACTCCGGGGCACCCGCCCTCGAGCGCGCACGCCGCGCGCACGGGATCGAGACCGACGCGCGCATCGCCGTGAACCACCTGGCGTCACTTCCGCCGCTTCTCGCGCGCAGCGGCGATCTCATCGCGACGCTGCCGGACACGATCGCGCTCGGGTGGACGCAGACGTGGCCACTCGTGGTGCGCCCGTTGCCGTTCGAGATGCCGCCCGTGGAGATCGCGCTCTACCGACGGTCGAGCTCCCAGCATCCTGCCGCGCTGGACTGGCTCTTCGAAACCGTCGCCCGCGCGATCCGCGGCTCCTCCGGTCGGTTCGAGGCCATCCACGGCGAGGCGGCAGGAGCTCACGGATAGGAGATGCTCAGCGAGTCCCCGTCGATCGAGTACGGCCCGCTGAGACCGAGAGGTACTCTCTCAACCACGGGCGCAGACGCACCCTCGGGCGCGTACGTGGCGGTCGCCTCGCCGCCCTCCGCGAAGAAGTACCCGGCGTCAGCGTCGATCTCGGCCTCCGGGTACTTCTCGATCGTCCACACGACCGGCACGTCGCGCGCGTTGAGCCCGGCCGAAAGAGGGCAGCCCTCCGGCCGCCAAGTGTTCTGCGTCGTGCACGCGTCGAGAAGCAACGTGATCTGCCGATCGAGTTCCTGCGTGAAGTGCTCGTTCGGCTCGAGGGCGACGGTCTGTGACCCATCCAAGAGTGTCGGAGAGACCAGAGTGTCCGTATCAGTCTGGAAGAAGGTCGACTCCGCGGCCTCGATTGGATACACCGCAGGAAACAGCGGGAGCGGAATGTACGACTCGCCGGCCACCGTCGGCAGCTCCACACCGCTGACCCGGTACGCCGGGCTCGATGAGGTGACGATGATCGTGTTCGTAGCCGGGACCGTGACCATCCAGCGATCCGGACTCAGCCACGCTCCCTCCTCACGCTCCAGAGTCACTCCGGCGGAGTAGTGCTCCCCGCCCAGCGTGTAACGCACCTCGAAGTCGGCATAGGTACTGCCCACATACCCGTCGCGGACCTCGACATCGTTGATGCGCTCGACGGCGCTGCCGAGCACCGCGTCGGTCAACAGAAGCGGATCAGGCTGCCCCCTGGACTCCGGCGGCGTGGGCGCCTGGAGCTCCACGGCAGCGGACGCTTCGCCGGCGGCGATGTGGGCGAAGTACTGCTCGGCCGTCTCACGCGCCGACGGGGTTCCGCCGGCAGCAAGCATGATCGGAGCAGAGATCACGGCGGTCAGCACGACACCCAGGAAGGCGCCAGCCAGCATCCACAGCAGCACTTTCGAGGGGCCGGGACTCGACGCCGCCAGCGGCGGATGCGGCGCGTTCTGACCCGTCATGACTCCCCCTGACATGCGTGACGCCCCCAAGTCTAGAGAGATGTGGGGGCGTCACGCCGGCGCCGAGGCGCCTGGGTTTCCGGAGCGACCCGCGCGACCCCTTCGTCGCGCGGGGCGCTCGCTCAGAGGCTTCCGGTGGTGCGCCACCCGCCCTGGTACTCGGCGCGCGCGGTGACCGCGTACGGCACGGGGCTGACGACGGCGCGAACCGCGATCTGGTCGTGCGGCTCGACCGTGGTCTTCTTCGACCCGCCGTCGGGCTCACCCCAGACGACGCGCACCTCGGCGCCGACCGGCACGTCGCGATCGACGGTCGCCAGCGAGAGTCCGCGCTTCTCGTTCGCGGTGACACCGGTGAACAGCGAGAGCCCGACGTTGTTGCCGTCGGCGTCGATGACCGCGTCGTAGTTCGACGAGCCGTAGTTGGCGTTCGGGAGGTCGAAGAACTGGTAGCCGACGCCCTCGCGATCGATGACGCTCGTGAGGATCTTGGCCAGGTCCTCGTCGTTCCAGGCGAGCGTGACCTTCTTGCGCTGCGTCTCGGGGTCGATCTTCTCGAGCGCATCGCGACCGATGAAGTCGTGGTCGAACTTCACGAACGAGCCGTAGCCGAGCTCCCACGGGTTCAGGTAGTAGTCCTCGATGTTCTCCGAGACGAACGACCCGGCGAGCGCGTTGATCGCCTCGTAGCTGTTGGCGGGGAGCCACTCGCGGTATGCGCGCTCGGCCTCACCCGTGTAGATCGCCGGCAGCGGCGACGGGATCCATCCGGACTCGAGCGTGTTCGAGGAGTAGGCCCGGGAGCCGCAGGGCTCGATGCCGAACTCGCGGCCCGCCTCGAGCACCGCGTCGCGGATCTTCTGGTGCTGCGCGTACGGGCCCCAGATCTCGAGGCCGGGAGCGCCCGCCATCCCGTGACGGAGGGTGCGCACCTTCTCACCGGCGATCGTCATCTCTCCCATGTGGAAGAAGCGCACCTTCTCGAGCGGTCCGCCGTTGAGCTTCTCGATGATGCTCCAGGCGTTCGGGCCCTGGATCTGGAAGCGGTAGTAGTCGCGGTGGACCGCGGCGCCGTAGGGGCGCGAGGGCGAGCGGTCGTCGTAACGGAACTCGACGTCGTAGCCGCCGGTCTCGGCGTGGAACTGCAGCCAGTTCGCGCCCGGTGCGCGGCCCACGTAGACGTATTCGTTCTCGGCCTCGTGGAAGAGGATGCCGTCGCCGATGACGCCGCCGTTGGATGCGGTCGGCACGAACTGCTTCGCGGTGTTCAGCGGGAAGTTCGCGAACGAATTGATACCGGTGTCGCTCAGCAGCTTGAGCGCATCCGGCCCCGAGACGAAGAAGTTGACCATGTGGTGCGTCTGGTCGTATAGCACGGCCGTCTCGCGCCACGCCTTCTGCTCCCGACGCCAATTGGAGAACTCGGCCGGTACGACCGGATAGATATAGGTGCCGAGCTGCGAATCGCGCAGCATCTCGACGGTGTTCCCTCGCTCGTCCAGCAGCTCCTGCAGCGTCCGCGCCATGATTGCCTCGACTTCCTCGTCTGTGGGCCTGCCGCGATGATAGGCGGCTTTTACCTCTGCCCATAGTGGTTTCGCCGTCTCAGATTGTCAACAAAATCTTGACCATTTCGCAGCCCGTGTGATTCGCTGAGCCCACGAATCGGCACCGGCGTCGACTCCGCACGCCTGCCGCCACGCGTCGGCTCGATGCCGCCGAACCAAGGAGCGGATATGCCTGCAGCCACCCCGGCGCTACTCGTGGTCAGCGCCCACGCGGGCGACTTCGTCTGGCGGGCCGGCGGCGCGATCGCCGCCGCCACCCTGCGTGGCGAGCGCGCCACGGTCGTCTGCCTGAGCTACGGCGAGCGCGGCGAGTCCGCGAGTCAATGGCTGGCGGGGAAGTCGCTGGCGGAGATCAAGGAGATCCGCCGGTCAGAGGCGGAGGCGGCCGCATCCGCGCTCGGCGCCGACATCGAGTTCCTCGATCTGGGCGACTATCCGCTGCGCGAATCCCCCGAGGCCGTCGCGCGGCTGGTCGATGTCTACCGCCGGGTGCAGCCGACCGTCGTGCTGACACATCCGCTGCACGACCCGTACAACGGCGACCACCCGGCCGCCGCGCGCATGGCGCTGGAGGCGCGGGTTCTGGCCCAGGCGATCGGCGTCGCGAACTCGGACGGCTCGTTCCCGACGAAGGAGACCATCATCGGCGCCCCGCCGGTGTTCTTCTTCGAGCCCCATCAGCCCGAGCAGTGCGGCTTCGTCCCGGATGTCCTGCTGGACATCACCGCGGCGTTCGACAAGAAGCGCGCCGCGATGGAGTGCCTGCCCGCGCAGAAGCACATGTGGTCCTACTACAGCGATCTGGCCGTGCGCCGCGGCGTGCAGGTCAAGCGCAACGCGGGCCCGAACCTGGGTCTCGCCCACGACACGATGGGCGAGGCGTACATGCGCTACTTCCCGCAGGTCACGGGAGTGCTCGAGTGAGCCCGCATGTCGTCGTCACCGACATCGCGCGCGAAGAGGCCGACCTCGTCGACGCGTTCGCCGCGCTGGGCTCGGCCACCGTCCACGAAGCGCTCGGCCGCACCGGGTACGCCGGAAGCACGATCCGCCCCATCCAGCAGGGATCGGCGATCGCCGGCAGCGCCGTCACGGTGCTCACCGCCCCCGGCGACAACCTCATGGTGCATGTCGCCATCGAGCAGGCCCGCGCCGGCGACGTGATCGTCGTGGTCGCCACCGGACCGTCCCCGTTCGGGCACATCGGCGAGCTCATGGCGACGCAGATGCAGGTCAAAGGCGTACGCGGCTACGTCACCTCCGCCGGGGTGCGCGACACGGCCGAACTGCGCGCGATGGGCTTCCCCGCCTGGAGCCGCTACGTCTCGGCGCAGGGGTGCCTGCGCGACAGCCCCGGCTCGGTGAACGTCCCGGTCGTCCTGGACGGCGTCGTCGTCGAGCCCGGAGACATCGTGGTCGCCGACGACGACGGCGTGACGATCGTTCCGCGGATGCGGGCGGCAGCCGTTCTCGATGCGGCGCGCTCGCGCGCGGCACGCGAGGCGACCAACCGCGCGAAGTACGAGGCCGGGGCCAGCTCCATGGACATCAACGGTCTGCGACCGGTCATCGCCGAGCTCGGCGTCGCCTACGTGTCCCAGGCGGAGCGACGCGATGCCGACTCCTGATCCGGTACGCGACGGCATCCGCTGCCTGCTCATGCGCGGCGGCACCTCCAAGGGCGCCTTCTTCCTCGCGTCCGACTTGCCCGCCGACCCGTCCGCGCGCGACGACCTGCTGCTGCGGATCATGGGGAGCCCTGATCCAGCACAGATCGACGGACTGGGCGGCGCGCATCCGCTGACGTCGAAGGTCGCCGTCGTCGAGCGCTCGAGCGATCCCGGATGCGACATCGACTATCTCTTCCTCCAGGTGAGCGTGGACGAGCCCGTCGTCGCCGATGCACAGACGTGCGGCAACCTGCTGGCTGCGGTCGGCCCGTTCGCGATCGAGCGCGGGCTCGTCGCAGCGGATGCGGGCGAGAGCGTCCTGCGCATCCGCCTGCTCAACACGGGCGACATCGCCGAAGCCCGATTCTCGACCCCTGACGGGCGGGTCGAGTACGACGGCGACGAGGCGATCGCGGGCGTGCCCGGTACGGCCGGCCGGATCGCACTGACCACCCGCGGACAGAAGCCGCTGCTTCCCACCGGAGCGGCGACCGACGAGATCGCGGGCCACCGCGTCACCCTGGTCGACAACGGGATGCCGGTCGTACTCATGGATGCCGCCGAGTTCGACGTCGCCGGAGACGAGAGTCCGGAAGAGCTGGAGTCCCGCACCGAGCTCCGCGAGCGGATCGAGACGATCCGCCGGGCCGCCGGCCCGCTCTT is drawn from Microbacterium binotii and contains these coding sequences:
- a CDS encoding 4-carboxy-4-hydroxy-2-oxoadipate aldolase/oxaloacetate decarboxylase, with protein sequence MSPHVVVTDIAREEADLVDAFAALGSATVHEALGRTGYAGSTIRPIQQGSAIAGSAVTVLTAPGDNLMVHVAIEQARAGDVIVVVATGPSPFGHIGELMATQMQVKGVRGYVTSAGVRDTAELRAMGFPAWSRYVSAQGCLRDSPGSVNVPVVLDGVVVEPGDIVVADDDGVTIVPRMRAAAVLDAARSRAAREATNRAKYEAGASSMDINGLRPVIAELGVAYVSQAERRDADS
- a CDS encoding PrpF domain-containing protein, with amino-acid sequence MPTPDPVRDGIRCLLMRGGTSKGAFFLASDLPADPSARDDLLLRIMGSPDPAQIDGLGGAHPLTSKVAVVERSSDPGCDIDYLFLQVSVDEPVVADAQTCGNLLAAVGPFAIERGLVAADAGESVLRIRLLNTGDIAEARFSTPDGRVEYDGDEAIAGVPGTAGRIALTTRGQKPLLPTGAATDEIAGHRVTLVDNGMPVVLMDAAEFDVAGDESPEELESRTELRERIETIRRAAGPLFGLGDVSAQTVPKMFLLSPPRRDGAVGTRAFIPARVHPTIGVLMAASVAAGIRIPGAVGSDFAVLGDGEQTLLEHPGGTFAATVAVTGDAASGWRASSSSVRTARKIFDGLVFPRPRR
- the ligM gene encoding vanillate/3-O-methylgallate O-demethylase; translation: MARTLQELLDERGNTVEMLRDSQLGTYIYPVVPAEFSNWRREQKAWRETAVLYDQTHHMVNFFVSGPDALKLLSDTGINSFANFPLNTAKQFVPTASNGGVIGDGILFHEAENEYVYVGRAPGANWLQFHAETGGYDVEFRYDDRSPSRPYGAAVHRDYYRFQIQGPNAWSIIEKLNGGPLEKVRFFHMGEMTIAGEKVRTLRHGMAGAPGLEIWGPYAQHQKIRDAVLEAGREFGIEPCGSRAYSSNTLESGWIPSPLPAIYTGEAERAYREWLPANSYEAINALAGSFVSENIEDYYLNPWELGYGSFVKFDHDFIGRDALEKIDPETQRKKVTLAWNDEDLAKILTSVIDREGVGYQFFDLPNANYGSSNYDAVIDADGNNVGLSLFTGVTANEKRGLSLATVDRDVPVGAEVRVVWGEPDGGSKKTTVEPHDQIAVRAVVSPVPYAVTARAEYQGGWRTTGSL
- a CDS encoding LysR family transcriptional regulator, producing the protein MDLNLIRVFVAIAETRSLTSAARRLYVTQPAVSQALGRLRRELDDPLFRRVGRVMEPTPLADSVYPGFRDALAAVDRTLDGVHRFAPADSERTFRIALSELGEIGWLPAIVRAVRAAAPRMRIDVVPMDVSALPDWLGRGVVDLAVTPSHVPGPFGRTVLKSQGYGVAMSAAHPLADEPLTLDAYAAASHVAVASDSGAPALERARRAHGIETDARIAVNHLASLPPLLARSGDLIATLPDTIALGWTQTWPLVVRPLPFEMPPVEIALYRRSSSQHPAALDWLFETVARAIRGSSGRFEAIHGEAAGAHG
- a CDS encoding PIG-L deacetylase family protein; the protein is MPAATPALLVVSAHAGDFVWRAGGAIAAATLRGERATVVCLSYGERGESASQWLAGKSLAEIKEIRRSEAEAAASALGADIEFLDLGDYPLRESPEAVARLVDVYRRVQPTVVLTHPLHDPYNGDHPAAARMALEARVLAQAIGVANSDGSFPTKETIIGAPPVFFFEPHQPEQCGFVPDVLLDITAAFDKKRAAMECLPAQKHMWSYYSDLAVRRGVQVKRNAGPNLGLAHDTMGEAYMRYFPQVTGVLE